The Apium graveolens cultivar Ventura chromosome 11, ASM990537v1, whole genome shotgun sequence genome has a window encoding:
- the LOC141698287 gene encoding ubiquinol oxidase 4, chloroplastic/chromoplastic: MAIYTLSSTLSAISSSSSSFKPNNNISISSNFSSVSCNSLRFSPLSSHPLVSRKLFKVQATILQENEEKVVVEDAFQPKSSPQGDGSGSNGEPPDGSSSSGIERWVVKLEQFINILLTDSVIKILDTLYHDRDYARFFVLETIARVPYFAFMSVLHMYESFGWWRRADYLKVHFAESWNEMHHLLIMEELGGNAWWFDRFLSQHIAIFYYFMTAFMYTLSPRMAYHFSECVENHAFETYDKFIKAKGDELKKLPASKVALKYYTEGDMYLFDEFQTSRAPNTRRPVIDNLYDVFLNIRDDEAEHCKTMKACQTPGNLRSPHSGFDNAFEDDAGCILPDTSCEGIVDCIKKSVTRPQSIEK; the protein is encoded by the exons ATGGCGATTTATACTCTCTCTTCAACTCTCTCTGCAATTTCATCATCTTCATCCTCTTTTAAACCTAATAATAATATTTCTATTTCTAGTAATTTCTCATCAGTTTCGTGTAATTCGTTGCGATTTAGTCCTTTATCTTCACATCCATTAGTTTCTAG GAAGCTGTTTAAAGTTCAAGCTACAATTTTGCAAGAGAATGAGGAGAAGGTGGTTGTGGAGGACGCATTCCAACCAAAGAGTTCTCCTCAAGGTGATGGAAGTGGAAGTAATGGGGAGCCACCAGATGGTTCGTCCTCCAGTGGCATTGAAAGATGGGTTGTAAAGCTTGAACAATTTATCAACATCTTACTGACG GATTCAGTCATTAAAATTCTCGACACTCTATACCATGACCGAGACTACGCAAGGTTTTTTGTTCTGGAAACTATTGCAAGAGTTCCTTATTTTG CCTTTATGTCTGTTTTACACATGTATGAGAGTTTTGGTTGGTGGAGAAGGGCAGACTATCTGAAAGTCCATTTTGCTGAAAGCTGGAATGAAATGCACCATCTGCTCATAATGGAG GAATTGGGAGGAAATGCTTGGTGGTTTGATCGCTTTCTTTCACAACATATAGcaatcttttattattttatgacagcATTCATGTACACATTGAGTCCAAGAATGGCGT ATCATTTTTCTGAATGTGTGGAGAACCATGCCTTTGAAACATATGACAAATTTATCAAGGCCAAAGGAG ACGAATTGAAAAAGTTGCCTGCATCAAAGGTTGCGTTAAAATACTACACTGAAGGGGACATGTACTTATTCG ATGAATTCCAAACTTCCAGAGCTCCGAACACTCGAAGACCTGTAATAG ATAACTTGTATGATGTATTTTTAAACATCAGAGATGACGAAGCAGAACATTGTAAGACAATGAAGGCTTGTCAGACTCCCGGAAACCTCCGCTCTCCTCACTCAGGTTTCGACAATGCTTTTGAAGATGATGCAGGATGTATTTTGCCTGATACAAGTTGTGAAGGCATAGTAGACTGTATAAAGAAATCGGTTACACGTCCTCAGTCAATTGAAAAATAG
- the LOC141698533 gene encoding RPM1-interacting protein 4-like codes for MAKKAHVPKFGNWGGEDNVPYTAYFDSARKSKAGGAMINPNDPEQNPEAFMFGSDDNVNAFQAPPQHKINDDVVVPKDNHHIEGHKDSHTRNNSGSGYNHKNGLKSVISETSSDRSNSDTSSLASNHRITRPDRKKNSIENISFYPPSPGPNRLRNGHNLYDDLSTRSASVPMFGQWDERDPTSGDGFTVIFNKVKEEKQIAASKFPAVPNQPTNLPKTQTKDAKSKRCCCLF; via the exons ATGGCT AAAAAGGCTCATGTTCCTAAATTTGGCAACTGGGGAGGCGAGGATAATGTACCTTACACGGCTTACTTTGATAGTGCACGCAAGAGCAAAGCTGGAGGCGCGATGATCAACCCAAATGATCCAGAGCAGAATCCGGAGGCCTTCATGTTTGGAAGCGATGATAACGTTAACGCCTTCCAGGCTCCTCCTCAACACAAGATTAATGATGATGTAGTGGTCCCAAAAGACAATCACCACATTGAGGGACACAAAGACAGCCATACAAGAAATAACAGTGGTAGTGGTTATAATCATAAGAATGGTCTGAAGAGTGTTATATCAGAAACTAGCAGTGATAGAAGCAATTCTGATACTTCAAGCCTTGCATCGAATCACCGGATTACAAGACCTGACAGGAAGAAAAACAGTATTGAGAATATTAGTTTCTATCCTCCCTCACCAGGGCCTAATAGATTGAGAAATGGACATAATCTGTACGATGATCTA TCCACTCGATCAGCATCAGTACCCATGTTCGGACAATGGGACGAAAGAGACCCTACATCAGGAGATGGATTTACTGTAATTTTCAATAAAGTCAAAGAAGAAAAACAAATAGCAGCTTCCAAGTTCCCTGCAGTTCCTAATCAACCTACCAATCTGCCTAAAACTCAGACCAAAGATGCCAAATCAAAG AGATGTTGCTGCCTATTTTAG
- the LOC141698316 gene encoding putative disease resistance protein At1g59620 produces the protein MGGLGKTTLAHKIYNHSTIKTHFAGLACVSISQKWQTRQVLQRILIGLVHEKKEEIFTWDEDKLVENLLQIQQKKNCLIVLDDIWSNDAWDSIKAAFTAEKSLSKLMLTTRNVDVARYANPKGFIHQPECLSPDQSWELLQLKALPTRGGYLDIARDYKKMEKMGREMVRNCGGLPLAIMILGGILVTKPTFDEWKKVYDDSISSLKEGKGFGKNQQEQLFDNLIRSYNVLPPQLKPCFLYLSKFMEDEWIDAETLYQLWIAEGMVLSSDKREGETMMQVAESYMGELVHRSMVQVRFNDLESSLTKFDSCSLHDLMRDLSLFQAKAEVFFEAIDIGEGNDLNLNRYDVSRVAKTRQLVVNDKRVVEANSYFTKKPNHQQFLSILFRNVDREDESQQLRLGLYLANFKLLRVLSLENVTHSRRSVLGTFSGTNIGRVLGSLVYLRYLSLRGSNLKTFPWIHNLVLLQTLNLNVPDDIFKSPASSNDLGKLSFLRHLYLPLRVSLKSVKNTKLRFNGLSKLETLENFDTKWCEVKDLPKLSGLRRLKLKVEGGYDDVKEMLKYLSDLALSSNSSIGCMSLVMRISADPGFRNDPDMIRQLFWNYKFSLQELKMVGKLPELSEIFEEQRQELNHNHIDVSLIRITELTLIRSDLEEDPMRVLEKIPTLRVLWLFLNVYKGKEMVCSAMGFPRLTRLYLWRLDNFESWRVEKGSMSVLQVLHIRKCPKLEELPEGLIFLNSLRQLILSWMPSELCDKVRPENGEQGPDFYKVAHIPDLFIVNRKA, from the exons ATGGGAGGTCTGGGTAAGACAACTCTGGCTCACAAAATATACAATCATTCCACCATCAAGACTCACTTTGCAGGTTTAGCTTGTGTTTCCATTTCACAAAAGTGGCAAACGAGACAAGTGTTGCAGAGAATACTTATAGGTCTCGTCCATGAGAAGAAAGAGGAAATCTTTACTTGGGACGAAGACAAGCTAGTGGAGAATCTGCTACAAATCCAGCAAAAGAAAAACTGTTTGATAGTACTTGATGACATTTGGTCAAATGATGCTTGGGATTCTATAAAGGCGGCTTTCACTGCAGAAAAATCTTTAAGCAAATTAATGCTTACAACTCGTAATGTTGATGTTGCTCGGTATGCAAATCCAAAAGGATTCATTCACCAACCAGAATGTCTAAGCCCAGATCAAAGTTGGGAGCTACTTCAGTTGAAAGCGCTTCCTACAAGAGGAGGTTATCTAG ACATTGCTAGAGATTATAAAAAGATGGAAAAAATGGGAAGAGAAATGGTTAGAAATTGTGGCGGTCTTCCACTAGCTATAATGATTTTGGGGGGAATTCTTGTAACAAAACCGACCTTTGATGAGTGGAAGAAGGTGTACGATGATAGTATATCATCTCTAAAAGAAGGGAAGGGGTTTGGAAAAAACCAACAAGAACAACTGTTTGACAATTTAATTCGGAGTTACAACGTGTTGCCCCCTCAACTGAAACCATGCTTTTTATATTTGAGTAAATTTATGGAAGATGAATGGATAGATGCAGAAACTTTATATCAGTTATGGATTGCTGAGGGAATGGTACTATCCAGTGACAAAAGGGAAGGAGAAACAATGATGCAAGTCGCTGAATCTTACATGGGAGAACTGGTCCATAGAAGTATGGTTCAAGTGAGGTTTAATGATTTGGAATCATCGCTTACAAAGTTTGATAGTTGTTCTCTTCATGACCTTATGAGAGACCTATCTTTATTCCAGGCAAAAGCAGAAGTGTTTTTCGAAGCAATTGATATTGGGGAAGGAAATGACTTGAATCTCAATCGTTATGATGTCTCTCGGGTTGCTAAAACTAGACAGCTTGTAGTTAATGACAAAAGAGTCGTAGAAGCTAATTCTTACTTTACCAAGAAACCGAATCACCAACAATTCCTATCAATTTTATTTCGAAATGTGGATCGTGAAGATGAAAGTCAGCAACTACGATTGGGACTGTATTTGGCCAATTTTAAGTTACTAAGAGTTTTGTCTCTTGAAAATGTAACGCATAGTAGACGATCCGTTTTAGGTACCTTTTCTGGTACAAATATTGGAAGAGTATTAGGCAGCCTTGTTTACTTGCGCTATCTCAGCCTAAGGGGTTCTAATTTGAAAACTTTTCCATGGATACATAACTTGGTGCTGCTACAGACTCTCAACCTAAATGTGCCGGATGATATTTTTAAGTCACCGGCGTCAAGTAATGATTTGGGCAAGTTGTCATTTTTGCGTCATTTGTATTTACCTCTTCGGGTCTCTCTCAAATCAGTGAAGAATACCAAATTAAGGTTCAATGGGTTGAGCAAATTAGAGACACTCGAGAATTTCGATACAAAGTGGTGTGAGGTTAAGGATCTGCCAAAATTATCCGGTCTTCGGAGACTAAAGCTGAAAGTAGAGGGTGGTTATGATGATGTGAAAGAGATGTTAAAGTACTTATCTGATTTGGCCTTGTCATCAAATTCCTCTATCGGGTGCATGAGCCTTGTTATGCGGATATCTGCTGATCCAGGATTCAGAAATGATCCAGACATGATCCGACAACTGTTTTGGAATTATAAGTTCAGCCTTCAGGAATTAAAAATGGTAGGCAAGCTCCCAGAGTTGTCTGAAATATTTGAGGAGCAGCGGCAGGAACTTAATCATAATCATATTGATGTGTCTTTGATTCGTATCACTGAGTTAACCTTAATAAGATCGGACCTGGAGGAAGACCCAATGCGAGTACTGGAGAAGATTCCAACTTTGAGGGTATTATGGTTGTTTTTAAACGTATATAAAGGAAAGGAAATGGTATGCTCAGCCATGGGTTTCCCAAGACTCACCCGTCTTTATCTGTGGCGTCTTGACAATTTTGAAAGTTGGAGGGTGGAGAAAGGAAGCATGTCTGTTCTTCAAGTGTTGCATATTCGTAAATGTCCAAAGTTAGAGGAGCTTCCAGAAGGACTCATTTTTCTCAACTCCCTTCGACAACTAATATTGAGTTGGATGCCTTCAGAATTATGCGACAAGGTTCGCCCGGAAAATGGTGAACAAGGACCCGACTTTTACAAGGTCGCTCATATCCCTGATCTCTTCATTGTAAACAGAAAAGCTTGA